In the genome of Labeo rohita strain BAU-BD-2019 chromosome 2, IGBB_LRoh.1.0, whole genome shotgun sequence, the window CGAGTGAATGCCGAAGTCGCGAACGGATCATGTCTAGCGGTTCTGCTGATTACAACAGGTAAATTCTTTATGACACGTAACCTTTACTAATTTTATGTCAAATGCCGTTCATAAATGTGCGTCTTGTTGAATTGGGAAGGTGGTGGGCTAATTATAGCACCGGTACTGTGGATTTTGACATGGCGCTTGTGATATTAAGCAGGCCGCGCACCTAACGAACGCTTGTATGCTTACGTGTGTATTCTCACGTATTTAGCGCTGAGGTGCATATATGACgaaattggttatttttatactatttatttcATAAGTGCAGTAATTAAGGATCGAAACGATAAACATTAACTAGGCTTCACGCCCACCCTGAAATCCAACGCGTGGCCTCCATGCTTGAGGCCTCGCATTCACGTCGCCCTCACTACCTTAAAATCTTGTCTTTATGTATTGTCAAGTCGtagattttgtgttttttagccCTTTTTTTATTGAGAAGTAAATAACTGGTCATATAAAACAACTGTGGACAGTAGAAAGGGCTTTTAACACATTAAAGGTGACAAGGTGTTTCTGCTGTAAATAAGTCGAACCAAATTTGGGCGTAGGCTTTAAGGTAGACCGTGACTAAGTAAATTTAATTGAATACAACCCTTTATTCTTCATAGTGGTTATTTTCCGCTTTGCTCGTCCACGTGGCATTTGTGGAATGTGCGCTCGCTTGCACGTGCGTTTCGTGAAGGTTCAAGTTAAGTAATACTGCCAGTTTAGGAACTTCTTGGACtcaaactttattttgttttttttttttttttttcagctcacGAGATCGAGACCATGGGGGGCCTGAAGGAATGGAGCCTGATGGTGTCATCGAGGTTTGTATCATAGTTAAGTCTGGTGGGGTGGTTTGGTGATTATAATATCTGGGCTGGtgatgaagattttttttttttttttttgaggtagATCCATGAACTGCACTTAAGTTGCGGTCacatttcttgaggaaaaaggttaattttcaataaaatgtatgaaCTACAGATCACAGATGTCGCTTTTAAACCAAGTAGCTTTCTGTTTGTGAGCACTGTAAATATGTGTGACCAGCTTGAACCAAAGCTAAATCTATGCGATTCCTGTAAAACGTGTTGAATTTTGACAAGCAACTAGAAATGTGAGAACACCTTTAAATGCCACCATCTGAATTATGGTAGTTACAAGTTTTGTAGTTGGAAATTGGACACAAATGGTCTCCAGTCATATTTATGATTGGGTAAACTTGGGGTAAATTTTGATAAGAGTTGGGTGGGCCGTAAACTTGAAATGTGGCAGATTGCTTCAGTGAgataagttttgtttttccaaCAACATCTGTTTTGAATTCTCATGCACTCATGGTCATTTATACatatgaaaataaccatttgATGCAAATTTGACGTGATACACAGCAAAAACGCAAATATTTGACAAAATTCGTAGTTCATAGCCAATTATACAGATAACATGAATGTGTACAATAGtgtgtgtaataaaaatatggtTGTTAATTAATACGTTTTCAGAATTTGTTGGATATTGATTTAAAATCAGTAATTAGATTCAGATTTTCCTCAGAAAATGTGCATAAATGAACCAACCATTTGCATAAACTCAGCTTTTATGTAAAGCCTGTATTTATGTAAAGACTTATAAATAAGTCTGACCCACTAGCTGTTAGTGAGGAGGGAGCAAGTCTTATTTTTCAGGTTTAAATTAGACCAATGTACATTATGTAACTGGCTTTAAATTATGGCCAGTCTTTAAGAAGAAAATTAAATGAGTAAGTTTGCAACTGGCCACACAGGTGTTCTGTGATTCCTACTCTTTACGACTGCAATTGCTTGAAAGCGACTTGCTCCTATTGATGACTTCAGAAGTGAAAACTAGGAAGTTTCCGATACCATGTAAAGGCAGCAAAAGTAGTTTGTTCCCCATTTAAAAATTgcaatcagttttttttccactgacATGCCCCGATACAAACGGGGCTTATTGAAAATCTTCAGTTGTGATTACAATGTTGCAGTATTTTTCCATGTACTTGTTTGATGTGATTTTTGAAGGTAGCATATTATCCCGTCCCATCAGCTTTCAATAAGAATTTTGTGCATACATGGCAAGCAAAGTGAGATCTTGTATGCATTATTTTACAGAGCAACTGGAACGAGATTACGGATAATTTTGATGACATGAACCTGAAGGAAACTCTCCTTCGTGGAATTTACGCTTATGGTTTTGAGAAACCCTCAGCAATCCAGCAGAGAGCTATAATCCCTTGCATAAAAGGTACAAGTTCAGTTACATGTAATATTTGCTTGACGTGCTTTTTCAATGAAACAAGATTACCTTACACAGTTTGCctactgtttatttgtttgtagttTAGTTAAAATCAAGTGGAAATCTCTGCTTGTTTTAAACTGTATGCATTAGTGTAAATTGATCCTTTATTTCTCCATAGGATATGATGTTATCGCTCAGGCCCAGTCAGGGACTGGTAAAACGGCCACGTTTGCCATTTCCATCCTGCAGCAGTTGGAGATTGAGCAGAAAGAGACTCAGGCTCTGGTCCTGGCACCAACCCGAGAGCTCGCTCAGCAGGTATGCTGTACCTGAGGTCACCATAAACTTAGTGTCTCAGACCAAGGCGGCATATTCTGGCAGTAGCCCGATTCAAGGTACTCTTTCGCTGTTCTTCCTGCTCCATCAGTCATTAAATgtggatgtttttttaatttgtatcgTTTTGTTGGCAGGAAGTCATTAGCTAGTGATTCAGCCAGAATATTTTACAGGAGTATTTACTGTAAGTGGTTGGAAATGATGTTTTAGTTAATGGTTTGGTTGTTGGACTGCCAGGTGATTTCCATGAGATGATTGTAGCGAAGTGGAGCTGTGAGATGGTATACCGTCTTTCATGGCTGTCTTGTTACAGAGTTGACCttttcaacttaaaatcatACGTGTGCAATATTTGGCTTTATTAGTGCACTTGAGGACAAGAAGCGTTCCTTTTCTTATAAACCCAATCTGTTTTTCTCTGCTCTCTAGATTCAGAAGGTCATCCTGGCCTTGGGTGACTACATGGGCGCTTCTTGCCATGCCTGCATTGGAGGCACCAACGTGCGGAACGAAATGCAAAAACTCCAGGCGGAGGCTCCACACATCGTCGTTGGCACGCCAGGCCGTGTGTTTGACATGCTGAACAGGAGATACCTGTGTAAGTGGTGAATGCAAATAAATTAGACTAAAACATGCAGGCCCAGTGGGAAATGAAGTATGACATGATGGTATCATCTTTCGGGACTGACCTAATATGAGGATATTTAACTTAACTGATCATACATTTGACAGCCATGTTTTTAATGGTCAAGTAAAGGTTGGAATTAcagaaagtttttattttttaacagctCCTAAATGGATCAAGATGTTTGTTCTTGATGAAGCAGATGAAATGCTGAGCCGTGGATTCAAGGATCAAATCTATGAGATTTTCCAGAAATTAAGCACAAACATTCAAGTAAGTCAATGCATTGATACCAGACTCTAAATCAAGGTCTTCTGCTCAAAAGAACTGTGCTAAAATTGCAGATTCCAGGTTCTCCTGGTTTATGCAATAATGCTAGCAGAGTATCATGTGGAAGAAGAGCAACAGCCCTGCACCGGAAATGAAACTGAGTCGGACCTCTTTCTTAATGTCCGGTGGCTTATGTTTCAAGGTCCAGAGCAACAATACGTGTCTCTTTAACTGCTAGAAATCTTTGGTACTGTTGAAaatctgaagaagaaaaaaaaaaaacaggaggcATTGTGCAATTTCCAGGTCACTCATAAAATTTGTGACTTGATTTGGTTCATAGTCAGATGTTCTTGCGTCCATTGATGCACAAGATTctcattaaataattttcaaatcACGCTGAACACAAGCATCACGTTAACCAAACTTTGAGTTCATGCAACTCAAGTGCTGCTGGCATTAAAGCAAAATGTGACGCATCAAGTACTTTTTCCTCTGTTATGCTAATAACATTTTCCCAGTTGCCAGTTATGTGTGAcagtggaccacaaaaccagtcaaaacaggtcttcatctgaaagctgaatgaataagctttccattgatttatggttcgttatgataggacaatatttggctgagatgcaactatttgaaaatctggaatcttgatagtgcaaaaaaaatgaaaatattgagagaactgcctttaaaattgttcaaatgaagttcttagcaatgcatattaacaATCAAGAAATAAGTTTTGACatgtacagtaggaaatgtacaaaatatcttcatggaacatgatctttacttaatatcctaatgatttttggcataagaggaaaatcattttgacccatactatgtcattttggctattgctacaaatatacttgtgctactaaagactggttttgtggtccagggtaacgCATTAAAGTCAGAATCCTTCATTAGTGTTTTCAGAATTGACCCATCTCAGTTTTTGTTCATGCTCTAACAGTGTCTTTTGTTGCCAGGTTGTGCTGCTTTCGGCCACCATGCCTGCTGATGTACTGGAGGTGACCACCAAGTTCATGCGTGAACCTGTTCGCATCCTGGTAAAAAAGGAAGAGCTGACTCTGGAGGGTATTAAGCAGTTTTACATCAATGTAGAACGAGAGGTGAGAAACTGGATGTCTCTTTTTAATAACTCTCATCCCTTCTTTTTAAAAGTGCCATGCTAAAATCACCAGCTCAAGGCCTTCAGGTCTTGCTCTGGTGTTTTTGCTAGTATTGGTTTATCGTAAAGAAGGAAGAGCAAAAGCACACGGTCGGAAATGAGTCTAGGACGGACCTCTTTCTTAATGTCCAGTGTCCAAGGTCTCGAGATTTTGTGCCATACATATGTACTCAGGAATTTGATGTAGGCTGACACCTTGTGGCGATTCTCCGCTAATGCTAATTTGTAACATATCTTGTAGGAGTGGAAGTTGGACACGCTGTGTGACCTCTACGAGACCCTTACAATCACCCAGGCTGTTATCTTTTTGAACACAAGAAGAAAGGTTGACTGGCTGACCGAGAAGATGCATGCTAGAGATTTCACAGTGTCTGCTTTGGTAAGTTGATATACATGTActaatttgaaatgtttaaaaaaaaaaataaatgtacagattTAATAGATAATGGTGGGCCGAGGAGACAAATAGCTCATTATGATGTTTAACACTGGATGCAGTATGAAATGATGCTTTACCATCTTTCGGGACTGACCTCTTATGGAGAGATTTGTTTCTAAACAACTGATCATACTTGTCCAGAGTTTCTAAACCACTGTGATTTTTGTGATGACTTGCATAGGTTAAAGCagactttgtttttcagcatggaGATATGGATCAGAAAGAGCGAGACATAATCATGAGAGAGTTCAGGTCTGGCTCTAGCAGGGTGCTTATAACCACAGATTTACTGGTGAGTAGTgcttttaatttctaaatttcTGAAAGGCTTCAGTCTTCAATTTGTAAACTTAACTTGTTACTAAAAGTTGTTACAGTATAGTAAAATAATGCCCCTGTAGTTAAAATGTATAGTTTCACAGATTCATCTAAATTTCCAGTGAATTTAAGTGTCAACTTGCTCTGCATTTAAAGGTGCAGTAAGAAATTTCTGTTAAACGCCCTTACCCAAATGTATCCCACAACTATCTTGATGCCTTTGTCCCCACATTCACATCCATGCTGTGCAAAACAGGCCAAGACAAGGAGTATGTTATCTCACTTTTTGGACCTATTTTAGTTGATGCTTAAAGTGAAGGTAAAAtagaaatgcaaatatataagaccacacacttttaaaaataaaggtgcttcacgatgcctttttttgtctaaatggttccttaaagaacctttattttgaagaacgttttttttttttttttttttttttttttttttttttttggtgaaagaATGTTCTTAAGATtctaaaaaggtaagaaagagatggttcttttaAAAAGAGCCTTTTgactaaatggttctttgtggaaccaaaagtggttcttctatggtattgctgtgaagaaccttttaaagcacctttatttaaTAAGAATGCAGGTATGTTTGAGCAAAAGATGGGATGTGAAAGGCAGCAAAACCAGTGTTACTTGTGCATcaagaagaaataaaacaactttCAGGGCTCAACACTAAGTATTTTTTTCTACTGGCCCGGTTGGGCAAgtggttcaaatttttacttgcccggtcaaaattttcactggccctaccacaaaaaaaattaaatagttgctgttatcattgtttttgactcatgttatattttattttaataaataagcttgtaTGACACCAAAATTACATAccaaataaaattgtacaaCTCTCGATTCCAATTATGTATTGATCATTGTTAAAGCTACGAAGCTAATACTTTTGTAGGCTATTTTTACGTCAGAGACGCGTCTCTCTGTGCGGTTAAAAACGCGTGCAAATGATAAACTTGCGTGATGACGCAGGCCAGTTACGTATTCGTCAACTGTTCCGAGCGTCTTTCACACTGGCCCTGGGCCATCAGGCACTCTTTGTCGAGCCCTGAACTTTGATCCGTCGTTTCCACTTTTCAACTGCGTTTTTCATAAATGGCTcactgcacctttaagatgACTTTAAGAACAACCCATCTGGTCAGTACTACCAACAAGATTAAGATCTGAATGAAGCTACATTTGTATCAAGTTTAAGCAGTTTTTCAAGACAAGTTAATGG includes:
- the eif4a2 gene encoding eukaryotic initiation factor 4A-II; protein product: MSSGSADYNSSRDRDHGGPEGMEPDGVIESNWNEITDNFDDMNLKETLLRGIYAYGFEKPSAIQQRAIIPCIKGYDVIAQAQSGTGKTATFAISILQQLEIEQKETQALVLAPTRELAQQIQKVILALGDYMGASCHACIGGTNVRNEMQKLQAEAPHIVVGTPGRVFDMLNRRYLSPKWIKMFVLDEADEMLSRGFKDQIYEIFQKLSTNIQVVLLSATMPADVLEVTTKFMREPVRILVKKEELTLEGIKQFYINVEREEWKLDTLCDLYETLTITQAVIFLNTRRKVDWLTEKMHARDFTVSALHGDMDQKERDIIMREFRSGSSRVLITTDLLARGIDVQQVSLVINYDLPTNRENYIHRIGRGGRFGRKGVAINFVTEEDKRILRDIETFYNTTVEEMPMNVADLI